A single region of the Hyphomonas adhaerens MHS-3 genome encodes:
- a CDS encoding trehalase family glycosidase, with protein MPSPKKSSIRWADRPKLPGAAAIRFAAAALAFAVPTACVAVPSAGDQPAAVEQIAPPSLRYPGLFQRVALSGVVDPKDWVDAEPRAPDAEILAAFAEDAPDTDEALAEFVGRWFDLPEPAGSVDLPDDLTLTEHIDALWPHLTRSADPGTARGSLLPLPHPYIVPGGRFREVYYWDAYFTLLGLGPEHDDIKQDMVDNFASLIRETGHIPNANRSYYLSRSQPPFFFMMISLLSPDDPAAAWARYLPELRAEHAYWTTGPHRVVLSDDIVLSRYWGGRTVPRDESYIQDHTTADEADRPDADLYRDLRAGAESGWDFSSRWLEDPDDLSTIRTTRIVPVDLNALLYGLEHAIAEGCLRAADAACAMDYGQRASERRSDMLEALPGRSDLLMDFDLDTGKTTARVSAASLYPLFFGVATEEQAAIAADMVDDELLAPGGLLTTPLTTGQQWDAPNGWAPLQWIAIEGLRRYGYDDLAHDIAQRWLATVARSYCETGKLVEKYDMLEHRPGGGGEYPTQDGFGWTNGVTIALIEAYPDLSFYGETHPAEDPESCVAIK; from the coding sequence ATGCCGTCACCAAAGAAATCCAGTATCCGATGGGCTGACCGCCCCAAATTGCCAGGCGCCGCAGCGATCCGGTTCGCTGCGGCCGCCCTGGCATTTGCCGTACCCACCGCCTGTGTGGCCGTGCCGTCTGCCGGAGACCAACCGGCAGCTGTGGAACAGATCGCGCCGCCCTCGCTGCGCTATCCGGGCCTGTTCCAGCGTGTGGCGCTGAGCGGCGTGGTGGACCCGAAAGACTGGGTTGATGCCGAACCGCGTGCACCGGATGCGGAGATCCTGGCCGCCTTCGCAGAGGATGCCCCGGACACGGACGAAGCGCTCGCTGAATTTGTCGGGCGCTGGTTCGATTTGCCGGAACCGGCCGGCAGCGTTGACCTGCCGGACGACCTGACACTGACAGAACATATCGACGCGCTCTGGCCGCACCTGACCCGGTCAGCCGATCCCGGTACGGCGCGCGGATCGCTTCTGCCGCTGCCGCATCCCTATATTGTGCCGGGTGGGCGCTTTCGGGAAGTCTATTACTGGGACGCCTATTTCACCCTGCTCGGCCTTGGGCCGGAACATGATGACATCAAGCAGGACATGGTCGACAATTTCGCGTCGCTGATCCGCGAAACCGGCCACATCCCCAACGCCAATCGCAGCTATTATCTCAGCCGGTCCCAACCGCCCTTCTTTTTCATGATGATCAGCCTTCTGTCACCGGACGATCCCGCGGCTGCCTGGGCCCGGTATTTGCCGGAACTGCGCGCAGAACATGCCTACTGGACGACCGGGCCACACCGCGTTGTCCTTTCGGATGACATCGTCCTTAGCCGGTATTGGGGTGGGCGGACGGTGCCGCGGGACGAATCCTACATTCAGGATCACACCACGGCGGACGAAGCAGACCGGCCGGATGCGGACCTGTACCGGGACCTGCGCGCCGGGGCCGAAAGCGGTTGGGATTTCTCATCACGCTGGCTGGAGGACCCGGACGATCTGTCAACGATCCGGACAACGCGGATCGTCCCGGTCGACCTGAACGCCCTGCTCTACGGGCTTGAACACGCGATTGCCGAAGGATGCCTCCGCGCCGCCGATGCCGCCTGCGCCATGGACTATGGCCAGCGCGCCAGCGAGCGGAGGTCTGACATGCTGGAAGCCTTGCCGGGCCGGTCGGACCTGCTCATGGATTTCGATCTCGATACCGGCAAGACGACAGCGCGCGTTTCCGCTGCCAGCCTCTACCCCCTTTTCTTCGGCGTCGCGACCGAGGAGCAGGCCGCAATCGCTGCCGATATGGTGGATGACGAATTGCTGGCCCCCGGCGGCCTGCTGACCACACCGCTTACCACCGGCCAGCAATGGGATGCCCCGAACGGCTGGGCGCCGCTGCAATGGATCGCCATCGAAGGTCTCCGCAGATACGGCTACGACGACCTTGCCCACGACATCGCGCAGCGCTGGCTCGCCACGGTCGCCCGCTCTTATTGCGAGACGGGGAAACTGGTCGAGAAATACGACATGCTGGAACACAGGCCGGGTGGCGGCGGAGAATATCCGACGCAGGACGGATTCGGCTGGACCAATGGCGTCACAATCGCCCTGATAGAGGCGTATCCGGACCTGTCCTTCTACGGGGAGACCCACCCGGCCGAAGACCCGGAAAGCTGCGTCGCCATAAAGTGA
- a CDS encoding aldo/keto reductase, which yields MQHRRLGRSAIYVSDICMGTMTFGSQTDEAESLRILDASFDAGINFYDTAENYPVPPDTKWAGRTEEIVGKWLKTKDRDSIILATKVCGPSHGWIKGSQRAGMTALDRHNITKAIEDSLTRLGTDYVDLYQTHWPDHGTAYDETMETLDDLVRAGKVRIVGCSNEDAWGLMKSLEASSRLGTVRYETIQNNFSLNNRRFEDALSKVCRKEDVSLIPYSPIGGGVLSGKYQDGARPEGARFSRYLEIGGRQAAMAQRFVNEKSLASTARFMDIAKEAGINVVTLATAWSKQHDFVASTIVGVSKFDQLDDIFAAADLTLADDVMKACNAVTKEIQYPMG from the coding sequence ATGCAACACCGCCGACTCGGCCGAAGCGCCATTTATGTATCCGACATCTGCATGGGCACGATGACGTTCGGCTCCCAGACCGACGAGGCCGAATCCCTGCGTATTCTCGACGCAAGTTTCGATGCCGGGATCAATTTCTACGACACGGCCGAGAACTATCCCGTGCCGCCGGATACCAAATGGGCCGGGCGAACGGAGGAAATCGTCGGCAAGTGGCTGAAGACCAAGGACCGCGACTCCATCATCCTCGCGACCAAGGTGTGCGGCCCGTCCCATGGCTGGATCAAGGGCAGCCAGCGCGCCGGCATGACCGCGCTGGACCGCCACAACATCACCAAGGCCATCGAAGACAGCCTCACCCGTCTCGGAACGGACTATGTGGACCTTTACCAGACTCACTGGCCGGACCATGGCACGGCCTATGACGAAACGATGGAAACGCTGGACGATCTGGTCCGGGCCGGAAAAGTGCGCATTGTCGGCTGCTCCAATGAAGACGCCTGGGGCCTGATGAAAAGCCTCGAAGCATCCAGCCGCCTCGGCACCGTCCGCTATGAGACGATCCAGAACAATTTCAGCCTGAACAATCGCCGTTTCGAGGATGCGCTCTCGAAAGTCTGCCGCAAGGAAGATGTGAGCCTCATCCCCTACTCCCCGATCGGCGGCGGCGTGCTGTCCGGCAAGTACCAGGACGGCGCCCGGCCTGAAGGGGCGCGCTTCTCGCGGTATCTGGAAATCGGCGGACGCCAGGCGGCCATGGCGCAGCGGTTCGTCAATGAGAAGTCCCTCGCCTCCACGGCCCGTTTCATGGACATCGCGAAAGAGGCCGGCATCAACGTCGTGACACTCGCGACAGCCTGGTCGAAACAGCATGACTTTGTTGCGTCCACCATTGTCGGCGTGTCGAAATTCGACCAGCTGGACGATATCTTTGCTGCGGCCGATCTGACCCTCGCTGACGATGTGATGAAAGCCTGCAATGCCGTCACCAAAGAAATCCAGTATCCGATGGGCTGA
- a CDS encoding prolyl-tRNA synthetase associated domain-containing protein, with protein sequence MTATPEDLFAYLDTLGIAHTTHWHEPVFTVEEGRDLKAGMPGGHTKNLFLKDKDGAIILIAAEAHSQLKLNKLHRLIGTKRLSFGPPELMEEILGVTPGSVTAFALMNDTDGRVRFLVDAALMEHDPVNFHPLTNTGTTAVSRADFEKFVRTTGHGFEVIDFTQLLTGAE encoded by the coding sequence ATGACGGCAACCCCCGAAGACCTGTTCGCTTATCTCGACACGCTGGGCATCGCGCACACGACGCACTGGCATGAGCCTGTGTTCACCGTTGAGGAAGGCCGGGACCTCAAGGCCGGCATGCCGGGCGGGCACACCAAGAACCTGTTCCTGAAGGACAAGGACGGCGCCATCATCCTGATTGCCGCCGAAGCGCACTCACAGCTGAAGCTGAACAAGCTGCACCGGCTGATCGGCACGAAGCGCCTGTCCTTCGGGCCGCCGGAGCTGATGGAGGAAATTCTTGGCGTCACGCCGGGCTCTGTCACTGCATTCGCGCTGATGAACGACACAGACGGACGCGTGCGCTTCCTGGTCGATGCGGCCCTGATGGAACATGATCCGGTGAACTTCCACCCGTTGACCAATACCGGCACCACGGCCGTCTCGCGGGCGGATTTCGAAAAATTCGTCCGCACCACAGGGCATGGATTTGAGGTGATCGACTTCACCCAGCTGCTGACCGGGGCGGAGTGA
- a CDS encoding DUF6065 family protein produces the protein MFLDCYKIYDVAPDLVPARSNRDWMDAFTDRHPYRCLPLTMANSTGWELLAPMDIKIEWNGGPRNEDIRLLTRGDPRAIDSFAGAHFARGIVTFHTGHLFRTPPGWGVWVTGPPNWPKDGIYPLTGLVETDWLPFPFTMNWQMTRKGSVVFEKGEPFAFITLMEHKKLEEIQPERKALRSNAELVKEYTAWTESRADFNKRLGEGEENAMKARWQRHYMRGEKPTGDKADSHQTKRRLKPPKEIS, from the coding sequence ATGTTTCTTGATTGCTACAAAATCTATGATGTCGCGCCGGATCTGGTGCCCGCCCGGTCAAATCGTGACTGGATGGACGCCTTTACCGACCGCCATCCCTATCGCTGCCTGCCGCTGACCATGGCGAACTCCACGGGCTGGGAATTGCTGGCGCCGATGGACATCAAGATCGAATGGAATGGCGGCCCGCGCAATGAGGATATCCGCCTGCTGACCCGCGGGGACCCGCGCGCCATCGACAGCTTTGCCGGGGCGCATTTCGCCCGCGGGATCGTTACGTTCCATACCGGCCACCTGTTCCGCACCCCGCCCGGCTGGGGCGTCTGGGTCACCGGCCCGCCAAACTGGCCGAAGGATGGCATCTATCCGCTGACGGGCCTGGTTGAGACCGACTGGCTTCCATTCCCCTTCACCATGAACTGGCAAATGACCCGCAAGGGCAGCGTGGTCTTCGAAAAGGGCGAGCCCTTCGCCTTCATCACGCTGATGGAACACAAGAAGCTGGAAGAGATACAGCCGGAACGCAAAGCCCTGCGCTCGAACGCGGAGCTGGTGAAGGAATATACCGCCTGGACCGAAAGCCGGGCGGACTTCAACAAACGCCTCGGCGAGGGCGAGGAAAACGCCATGAAAGCGCGTTGGCAGCGCCACTACATGCGCGGAGAAAAGCCGACCGGCGACAAGGCTGACAGCCACCAGACCAAGCGCCGCCTGAAGCCGCCGAAAGAGATTTCATGA
- a CDS encoding GNAT family N-acetyltransferase — MTTIRAYVPSDLPALHAINEQGVPGVSRETAESLGKWVSLSECLVAVDDTGRPIGFLNLVPPGTAAYTSDNLRWFEAREGNANYVDRIAIDASARGQRIGEALYEAAFAACAGRYDSIGCEVNRVPPNPGSLRFHKRLGFVEVGAQAFVPGKKEVIYLERAL; from the coding sequence ATGACCACAATCCGGGCCTATGTGCCCTCAGACCTGCCGGCCCTGCACGCGATCAACGAGCAGGGGGTGCCGGGCGTCAGCCGCGAAACGGCCGAAAGCCTTGGCAAATGGGTATCCCTGTCCGAATGCCTTGTCGCCGTCGATGACACCGGCCGCCCGATAGGTTTCCTGAATCTCGTCCCGCCCGGCACCGCCGCCTATACCAGCGACAATCTCCGCTGGTTCGAGGCGCGGGAAGGCAATGCGAACTATGTCGACCGGATCGCGATTGATGCATCGGCGCGGGGCCAGCGCATCGGCGAAGCGCTGTACGAGGCCGCTTTTGCGGCATGCGCCGGGCGCTATGATTCCATTGGATGTGAAGTGAACCGCGTGCCGCCCAATCCGGGCTCACTGCGCTTCCACAAACGGCTTGGTTTCGTCGAGGTCGGTGCCCAGGCTTTCGTGCCCGGGAAGAAGGAAGTGATCTACCTGGAGCGCGCGCTTTAA
- the hisE gene encoding phosphoribosyl-ATP diphosphatase, which yields MSILGSADRLAEALAHLGMTIDTRAETGDASSSWTAKLLSKGVGACADKAEEEAGEFIQALREESDDRVASEAADMLYHALVALRVRGVSLDDVAAALEKRQGTSGIAEKASRKD from the coding sequence ATGTCTATTCTCGGATCTGCCGACCGCCTCGCCGAAGCCCTCGCCCATCTGGGCATGACCATCGATACACGTGCCGAAACCGGCGATGCGAGTTCGTCCTGGACGGCGAAACTTCTGTCGAAAGGGGTCGGCGCCTGCGCCGACAAAGCCGAGGAAGAGGCCGGTGAATTCATCCAGGCCCTGCGGGAAGAGAGCGATGACCGCGTCGCCAGCGAAGCCGCCGACATGCTCTACCATGCCCTCGTCGCCCTGCGCGTGCGAGGCGTCAGCCTCGATGATGTGGCCGCCGCGCTTGAGAAGCGCCAGGGCACCAGCGGGATTGCGGAAAAGGCGAGCCGCAAGGACTGA
- a CDS encoding crotonase/enoyl-CoA hydratase family protein — translation MSDRVTITHLEDGIADVRMVRTDKMNALDTAQFQALADTIEELHGTKGLRCVVLSGEGRAFCAGLDLSSMSGNSSGDGEKKGGATGDLATRAFGDANLAQHVAWGWRKLEVPVIAAAHGVAFGGGFQILSGADVRFIHPDTRCAIMEMKWGLVPDMAGFPLWRGNARDDVIRELTYTNREFNGREAHAMGFATHVSDTPHEDALALARIIANKHPAAMRGAKTLCNAMADLSDADLLMLESTEQLKVIRTPNQMEAVMAEMQKRKPVFAE, via the coding sequence ATGAGCGACCGGGTGACGATCACGCATCTTGAGGACGGCATTGCAGATGTCCGCATGGTGCGCACCGACAAGATGAATGCGCTGGACACCGCCCAGTTCCAGGCGCTGGCCGATACGATCGAAGAGCTGCATGGCACCAAGGGCCTGCGCTGCGTCGTGCTGTCGGGGGAGGGGCGCGCCTTCTGCGCCGGGCTGGACCTGTCCAGCATGTCCGGCAATTCGTCAGGCGACGGCGAGAAAAAAGGTGGGGCAACGGGGGACCTTGCCACACGGGCATTCGGCGACGCGAACCTCGCCCAGCACGTCGCCTGGGGATGGCGGAAGCTGGAAGTCCCCGTGATTGCTGCAGCTCACGGCGTGGCGTTTGGCGGCGGGTTCCAGATCCTGTCCGGCGCGGATGTGCGCTTTATCCACCCGGATACGCGCTGCGCAATCATGGAAATGAAATGGGGCCTGGTGCCTGACATGGCCGGTTTCCCGCTGTGGCGCGGCAATGCGCGGGACGATGTGATCCGCGAGCTGACCTATACGAACCGGGAGTTCAACGGCCGCGAAGCCCACGCCATGGGCTTTGCCACGCATGTTTCGGACACGCCGCATGAAGACGCGCTGGCGCTGGCACGGATCATCGCCAACAAGCACCCGGCGGCCATGCGCGGGGCCAAGACGCTGTGCAATGCGATGGCGGACCTGTCCGACGCTGACCTGCTGATGCTGGAAAGCACCGAACAGCTGAAAGTGATCCGCACGCCGAACCAGATGGAAGCGGTGATGGCGGAGATGCAGAAACGCAAGCCGGTCTTCGCGGAATAG
- the hisF gene encoding imidazole glycerol phosphate synthase subunit HisF yields the protein MTLKTRIIPCLDVKDGRTVKGVNFVDLQDAGDPVALAKAYDAQGADELCFLDITASHEGRGTLLDIVSATAEQCFMPLTVGGGVRSAEDLVALLRAGADKVAINSAAVADPDVVARCAAKAGRQAVVVAIDARRVGGPGEGHWEIFTHGGRTATGIDAVEFAKLAESKGAGEILLTSMDKDGTKSGYDIPLLQAITSVVNIPVVASGGAGSVDDMPAAVLDGGATAVLAASIFHFGEATVADARRALHAAGAPVRPF from the coding sequence ATGACCCTGAAGACCCGCATCATCCCCTGCCTCGACGTCAAAGACGGGCGCACCGTCAAGGGCGTCAACTTCGTGGACCTGCAAGACGCGGGTGACCCCGTGGCGCTGGCGAAAGCCTATGACGCGCAGGGCGCCGACGAGCTCTGCTTCCTCGACATCACGGCCAGCCATGAGGGCCGCGGCACGCTGCTGGACATCGTCTCGGCCACCGCGGAACAGTGCTTCATGCCGCTGACCGTCGGCGGCGGCGTACGCAGCGCCGAGGATCTGGTGGCCCTCCTGCGGGCCGGCGCCGACAAGGTGGCGATCAATTCCGCTGCCGTCGCAGACCCGGATGTCGTCGCCCGCTGCGCCGCGAAGGCCGGGCGCCAGGCTGTCGTCGTCGCCATTGATGCCCGGCGGGTCGGCGGACCCGGTGAAGGACACTGGGAGATCTTCACCCATGGCGGGCGAACCGCCACCGGCATCGACGCGGTCGAGTTCGCGAAACTCGCCGAGAGCAAGGGCGCAGGCGAAATCCTGCTGACCAGCATGGACAAGGACGGCACCAAGTCCGGCTATGACATCCCGCTGCTGCAGGCGATCACATCTGTTGTAAACATTCCGGTTGTGGCCAGCGGCGGCGCGGGCAGCGTGGACGACATGCCGGCCGCCGTGCTGGATGGCGGGGCGACCGCGGTGCTGGCCGCCTCGATCTTCCATTTCGGCGAAGCAACGGTCGCAGATGCCCGCCGGGCGCTGCACGCCGCGGGGGCCCCTGTCCGTCCGTTCTAG
- a CDS encoding M24 family metallopeptidase produces MTHQTEDDAARWARMVDAEERAFALLDAIEAAGIMKPGRTEGEVDRDIEAIAADQFGIARNWHQRLVRAGPNTTCIFSDRPDEVTIGPEDTVYVDMGPVFEQAEADVGRTYAMGQDPARHALVAALPEVFEEMRAFALSKPDVTGAEVYDFACRAAEARGYHFGGKIAGHTVGEFPHATWPLEPAHQRLWPDNPEPLSKPDHLGRPRYWILEAHLVEPGRQWGGFYERLLRG; encoded by the coding sequence ATGACACATCAGACCGAAGACGACGCCGCCCGCTGGGCAAGAATGGTAGACGCGGAGGAGCGCGCCTTCGCCCTGCTGGACGCGATCGAGGCGGCGGGCATCATGAAGCCGGGCCGCACCGAAGGGGAGGTGGACCGCGACATCGAAGCCATCGCCGCAGACCAGTTCGGCATCGCGCGCAACTGGCACCAGCGCCTGGTGCGCGCCGGGCCGAACACGACCTGCATCTTCTCTGACCGGCCGGACGAAGTGACCATCGGGCCGGAAGACACGGTCTATGTCGACATGGGCCCCGTCTTCGAACAGGCCGAGGCCGATGTCGGCCGCACCTATGCCATGGGGCAGGACCCGGCCCGCCATGCGCTGGTCGCCGCGCTGCCCGAAGTGTTCGAGGAGATGCGCGCCTTTGCGCTGTCCAAGCCCGATGTGACGGGGGCGGAGGTTTATGACTTTGCCTGCCGCGCGGCAGAGGCGCGGGGCTATCATTTCGGCGGCAAGATCGCCGGGCACACCGTGGGCGAGTTCCCGCACGCCACCTGGCCGCTGGAGCCGGCCCACCAGCGCCTCTGGCCGGACAATCCGGAGCCGCTCAGCAAGCCCGACCATCTCGGCCGCCCCCGCTACTGGATCCTGGAAGCCCACCTCGTGGAACCGGGCCGCCAATGGGGCGGGTTTTATGAGCGGTTGCTCAGGGGGTAG
- the hisA gene encoding 1-(5-phosphoribosyl)-5-[(5-phosphoribosylamino)methylideneamino]imidazole-4-carboxamide isomerase, translating to MTFTLYPAIDLKDGQCVRLLRGEMDQATVFSDSPAAQAKAFREAGFTHLHVVDLNGAFEGKAVNRAAVEAILKATDAPVQLGGGIRTRAQIDAWLEAGISRVILGTVALRDPELVKAAARALPGQVVVGIDAKNGMVAVEGWAETSDMKATELAKAFEGCGVAAIVATDIGRDGLKTGVNVPFTAELANTVSIPVIASGGVASTDDIRALMAADAPIAGSILGRALYDGDIVPSEALQISNILS from the coding sequence ATGACCTTTACCCTCTACCCCGCCATCGACCTGAAAGACGGCCAGTGCGTACGCCTGCTGCGCGGCGAGATGGACCAGGCGACCGTCTTCTCCGACAGCCCGGCGGCGCAGGCCAAGGCCTTCCGCGAGGCGGGCTTCACCCATCTTCATGTGGTTGACCTGAACGGCGCCTTTGAGGGCAAGGCCGTGAACCGCGCGGCGGTCGAGGCGATCCTGAAGGCGACCGATGCGCCGGTACAGCTCGGCGGCGGCATCCGCACGCGGGCACAGATCGACGCCTGGCTGGAGGCCGGCATCTCCCGCGTCATCCTCGGCACGGTTGCGCTCAGGGATCCGGAACTGGTGAAAGCCGCCGCCCGCGCCCTGCCCGGCCAGGTCGTGGTCGGCATCGATGCGAAGAATGGCATGGTCGCGGTCGAAGGCTGGGCCGAGACCAGCGACATGAAGGCCACCGAACTCGCCAAGGCTTTTGAGGGGTGCGGCGTCGCCGCCATCGTCGCCACCGACATCGGCCGTGACGGCCTGAAGACCGGCGTCAACGTTCCGTTCACGGCAGAGCTCGCCAACACCGTCTCCATCCCCGTCATCGCCAGCGGCGGCGTCGCCAGCACCGACGACATCCGTGCCCTGATGGCCGCAGATGCGCCGATCGCCGGGTCTATCCTTGGACGGGCACTTTATGACGGGGATATTGTGCCGAGTGAGGCGCTACAAATTTCAAACATTCTATCCTGA
- the hisH gene encoding imidazole glycerol phosphate synthase subunit HisH, whose product MTQVALIDYGSGNLHSAERALREAAALAGTSHEIVVTDSPDVILESTRIVLPGVGHFADCAAGLRARDGVVDALNEAVLKEAKPFFGICVGMQLMATAGLEDGYTAGLGWIKGTVDIIAPGEGFRIPHMGWNGLEIPRPHPVLADLGDDPHVYFTHSYAMKPDNPADIAATTDYGHPIVAAVARRNMFGTQFHPEKSQATGLKILSNFLQWAP is encoded by the coding sequence ATGACACAGGTCGCGCTGATTGATTACGGCTCCGGTAACCTCCACTCGGCCGAACGGGCCCTGCGGGAGGCGGCGGCGCTGGCGGGGACAAGCCACGAGATTGTCGTGACCGATTCCCCGGACGTCATCCTCGAATCCACCCGTATCGTGCTGCCCGGCGTAGGCCATTTCGCTGACTGCGCCGCGGGCCTGCGTGCCCGGGACGGCGTGGTCGACGCCCTGAACGAGGCGGTGCTGAAGGAGGCCAAGCCTTTCTTCGGCATCTGCGTCGGCATGCAGCTGATGGCGACGGCGGGGCTGGAGGACGGCTACACGGCCGGCCTCGGCTGGATCAAGGGCACGGTCGACATCATCGCGCCGGGCGAAGGCTTCCGCATTCCGCACATGGGCTGGAACGGGCTGGAGATCCCCCGCCCCCACCCCGTGCTGGCAGATTTGGGCGACGATCCGCACGTCTATTTCACCCATTCCTATGCGATGAAGCCGGACAACCCGGCCGACATCGCCGCAACGACCGATTATGGCCACCCGATCGTCGCCGCGGTCGCCCGGCGCAACATGTTCGGCACGCAGTTCCACCCGGAGAAGAGCCAGGCCACCGGGCTCAAGATCCTCTCAAACTTCCTGCAATGGGCGCCCTGA
- a CDS encoding AraC family ligand binding domain-containing protein, with protein sequence MPEIIQDAQTFRADKAWGAREIARIDGASVRLHWTDQPYKWHVNDGAEVFVVMQGVVDMHYRENGAEKIVQLGAGDMFVAGVGDEHVAHPIGEARVLVIEREGSV encoded by the coding sequence ATGCCGGAAATCATACAGGATGCGCAGACCTTCCGGGCCGACAAGGCCTGGGGCGCGCGCGAGATCGCCCGGATCGACGGGGCGAGCGTGCGCCTGCACTGGACCGACCAGCCCTATAAATGGCACGTCAATGACGGCGCGGAGGTGTTCGTCGTGATGCAGGGCGTCGTCGACATGCACTACCGGGAAAACGGCGCAGAAAAGATCGTGCAGCTCGGCGCAGGCGACATGTTCGTCGCCGGGGTGGGGGACGAACACGTCGCGCATCCCATCGGAGAGGCACGTGTGCTCGTGATTGAGCGCGAAGGGTCTGTGTGA
- a CDS encoding amidohydrolase, whose amino-acid sequence MRPILPLLSTALLAACITGPAWPDSRDANLIEQVEEKADLSNSLSDQIWEWAEVGYQEEKSSGLLQQTLKVEGFDVEAGVAGIPTAFVAEYGTGGPVIAILAEFDALPGINQTASPDREERDGMGAGHACGHNLFAAGSTTAAIAIKDWLEETGTPGTIRLYGTPAEEGGSGKVYMVRAGLFNDVDIALHWHAGDRNSAAARTTLANRSAKFRFHGLSAHAAGAPEKGRSALDGVEAFDMMVNMMREHVPQDARIHYVITSGGSAPNVVPDFAEVFYYVRHPTADGVEAIWTRLEDAARGAALGTGTTVDWEVIHGNNPLLVNETLAKMMDSKLREVGGVTYNEEEKAFAETIYATLTTPTLPIGSESEIQPFEVSLGYGSTDVGDVSYAVPTVGLNTATWVPGTPAHSWQAVAASGTSIGHKGTQVASKTLTLAAIELFTNPDLRAEARKEFDEKRGPDYQYRSLLGDRDPPLDYRK is encoded by the coding sequence ATGCGCCCCATTCTGCCTCTCCTCTCCACCGCCCTGCTTGCGGCCTGCATCACCGGCCCGGCCTGGCCCGACAGCCGCGATGCAAACCTGATCGAGCAGGTGGAAGAAAAGGCGGACCTGTCGAACAGCCTGTCTGACCAGATCTGGGAATGGGCCGAAGTTGGCTATCAGGAGGAAAAATCCTCCGGCCTGCTGCAGCAGACCCTGAAGGTCGAAGGCTTTGACGTGGAGGCAGGCGTCGCCGGCATCCCGACCGCCTTCGTGGCGGAATATGGCACCGGCGGCCCGGTGATCGCCATCCTCGCCGAGTTCGACGCGCTGCCGGGCATCAACCAGACCGCCAGCCCGGACCGGGAAGAGCGCGACGGCATGGGCGCGGGCCACGCCTGCGGGCACAACCTCTTCGCGGCAGGCTCCACCACGGCGGCCATCGCGATCAAGGACTGGCTGGAAGAGACCGGCACGCCGGGGACGATCCGCCTGTACGGCACGCCAGCGGAAGAGGGCGGCAGCGGCAAGGTCTACATGGTCCGCGCGGGCCTGTTCAACGATGTCGACATCGCGCTGCACTGGCATGCGGGGGACCGCAACTCCGCCGCTGCACGCACGACGCTGGCCAACCGCTCGGCCAAGTTCCGCTTCCACGGCCTCTCGGCCCATGCGGCCGGCGCACCGGAGAAAGGCCGCTCGGCGCTCGACGGCGTCGAAGCCTTTGACATGATGGTCAACATGATGCGCGAGCATGTGCCGCAGGACGCCCGCATCCATTACGTCATCACCTCCGGCGGCTCCGCCCCGAATGTGGTGCCGGACTTTGCCGAAGTCTTCTACTATGTCCGCCATCCGACCGCGGACGGCGTGGAAGCGATCTGGACGCGCCTGGAAGACGCCGCGCGCGGCGCAGCCCTCGGCACAGGCACGACGGTCGACTGGGAAGTCATCCACGGCAACAACCCGCTGCTGGTAAACGAGACGCTGGCGAAAATGATGGATTCGAAGCTGCGCGAAGTTGGCGGGGTCACGTATAATGAAGAAGAGAAGGCCTTCGCCGAAACCATCTACGCCACGCTGACGACGCCGACCCTGCCGATCGGTTCGGAATCGGAGATCCAGCCCTTTGAGGTCTCGCTCGGTTACGGTTCCACCGATGTGGGCGATGTGTCCTATGCCGTGCCGACCGTTGGCCTGAACACGGCGACCTGGGTGCCGGGCACGCCGGCTCACTCCTGGCAGGCCGTCGCGGCATCCGGCACATCCATCGGGCACAAGGGCACGCAGGTGGCGTCCAAGACGTTGACGCTGGCCGCGATCGAACTGTTCACGAACCCGGATCTGCGCGCGGAAGCCCGCAAGGAGTTTGATGAAAAGCGCGGACCGGATTATCAGTACCGCTCGCTTCTCGGCGACCGCGACCCGCCGCTCGATTACCGCAAATAA